The genomic window ccCAGACACAAATAATGAGACCTAATTGCTCTCTTTCAATGGGAAGAACTATTAGAACAAAATAGTGTTTACATTATGAGGTGCAATCTTTTGTGTCCATTACTTTTGCTCTTGATAGCTGCTGAGCATTGTGGTCCATCCATTTATTTGTATGGGCTGGTTTTAGAGattcaaaaattataataactCACAAATCATAAATCAAGTAAATTTAGGGAGACTATATGGAAATTATATAAGGAATATTGACTTTATACCTGACATAGAggtaaatttcttaaattttatcttataaatGTCACCCACTACCAGGAGGATCTTATTTGAGATATTAGAGCAGGGGTTGGCCCGCAGGCCACATGCAGCCCGCTGAGGTCGTTTATGTGGCCctcgggttatggcaaatgggccgaggggcggagacagagggtgagcttttgtttttactatagtccggcccccaacagtctgagggacagtgacctggccccctatttaagaagtttgaggactactgtaGTAGAGGGTATACAAAGCCAAAAAGAAACTATGTGAAGTCTGATAAGaattgaaagaggaaaaattagaggaaaaagatagggggggggggagaataaaCTGAGCTCAGGAAAAGTCAAAGGAGCTTGAAACAGAAGACATACatagatataagaaaaaatgcttgCTGCTGATAACAGTTGATTcttcagttgttgttttttttggggggaggggtctcCTTATTTGGAAGAGAAGCACTTGGTTGTCTGGACAAAGTCTCAGTCAATTAAAACCTCTTCACATAATTGGAGGAAAGCTGAATCTGGTGCTAAACAGAGTGTTTATCACTTTCTAGTTCGGAGACCAAGTACACTAAAGTACCTTCCCACTAGATTTCTTTCTATAAATTCTCACTTCCACTTCCAGGTGTAAGTGActgtaattaaaaatatatgtgttcTTATTTTTGCCCTccattacataaatgttatgattattcttgcttttgctttatcaTGAAGTAAATGTTTCCTATTTAAGTCACTAGAAATTTAAAACAACGACATCCATGAGTCGTTGGGACTGATTTTCCACAAATGGGAAGCACACCAACGGAGGCTCCAGAGCTATGATGGTCAGTCCACAAGCAGTTCCTGCTCTCCGCCAGTTTCCATGCTAAGTTCCGGGGGAGCGGCCACGGAGGAGAGCCTGGACAAACACCGTCCTCTCAGCAGCTGGAATAGAGACTGATTTAAAGGATTCCTTAAAAGCCACCTGAGAGGATGGGGATGACTAATAATGTCACGGCCGCGTGACGACGGCATCATTCCCAGGGTCCTAAGGAGCTTTGAGGACAGTGAGGAACCCACTGGGGAAAAGTCGGGAAACTTGCCCCTCCCTCTGCCCGATCCCGCCGCAAGTTAATTTCCCTCCCTAAGCGTGTTTCCTAAGCTGTTAAATTGCCGACTGAAGAAGAGGAAAGCACTAAAACtagcctttattaagcatctaagcGCTTTACTAGtatcccatttcttttctttaaataattttaatattaaataaatgcaaaatgggaaagggaaaaaaaactcagccatgtgcacagcagaacatgaggaGCCGAGATAAAACGATAAATTTCCGTTTCAGGAAGATGTGTATAATAAGTACTGCACATTGTGTTCAAAGCTGTCtggtttttcttcatttccttgttgagctgtttttatttttccctcctttcccccatggATGTTATCCGTGGCATCCTCACCGTCACCCCGGGAAGTGCAGATGCTATCACTATTTCATTTTacacttaaggaaactgaggcaggcagcggCTGTGACTTCAGCTAGTTAGGAtctaggctagatttgaactcggggtttCCCGAATCTTtcctgtccttttttcttttgccctCCCCAGTTTCTGTCTCCTCCTTTCTGCATTCTTCCCGCTTCCTTCCCTCCCcgtcctttcttttcctcccctccctccccttcttcatTTTGCTaattcctctccccttccctcctccccagctaGCCTCCGCGCAGCCTCCGTGCTACGAGGTAGGGCCCTCTTGAGCTTCCGTCGCCCTGCGTAAGCTGCAAAGAGTGAGCAGGTTCGCGACAGGGGGCGGAGTCTCCGCTCTCCCGGGTGGAGGGGAGGCGTCTTCTTTGCGCTTCCGGGAGACTTTTGGCCACTTCCGCTGCTGGCAGGCCGGCCGGCGCAGAGGCGGCAGCCGCGGCCGGagtagggaaaggagaaggggcgTGAGGAGAGCTCGGCGGGGCCGGGGCCTGGCCCGGGGCCTGGGCCGCTCCGCGCCATGGACCGCGACCTATTGCGGCAGTCCCTGGGCTGCCACGGGCCCTCGCTCCTGTCCCTGCTCCGCAGCGAGCAGCAGGACAACCCGCACTTCCGGGGCCTCCTGGGCCCTGCCGCCGACACTGCCCGTGGGGCGCCACCGCTGCAGGCCAGGTAATGGCGGCGGGCCCGGAACGGCCCACGCTCGGTGGGGATCGGGGGAAATAAACGCGTGCACCGCAGAGGGGCTGGACGTGTGCACCCGAGgcggggagggggtggggaggactaGAAGCGTGCACTTGCtgagggggggtggggaggactaGAAGTGTGCACTCCCCTAGGGGAGGTGAACGCATGCAAATGTATTAGGTTGGGAGCAGCTTAACTTCTCCCCCTCTCCATCTCTTGATGCCATAGAAGGGTTCCGGTCGGAAACCCAGaacccccctcccttcttcccggTGGGATGGGCCCGGGAGTGACCTTGCATCAGACACTGTCCTGAGTTCTAAACTGGGGTGACCCACGGTAGCCTCGGGTCACTCCAAGTAGACCATGGACGCCTTTGCAGCTTCCCTGACTGAACACGGTGCAGAACACTCGTGTGCACATATGTGTTAGTTACTTCATTTATCACGGATGCATTCCGCCTGCCTTCCTCGCGTGCTTTCCCACCTGCCGCCTCCTGCCCTTCGCTCCTGCACCTTTTTTCTCCAGCCCACAGCTTTTGCAGAGACAGCTTTCCCAGATATCCTtctattccccctccccccaatctttTCTCACCTTGGAGTTCTTAGAATACCTTGTCCCTGGATCTCACCTGTGGACCCTAAGAGAAGTGTTAACTTAAGAGCCAGACTGGGACTCCTTCTCTCTGAGCTTAGGCCGTGGCTTCCCCAAGATTATTGCACAAAAAGTTTTGTGAGCATTTGCAAAAATCACATTGTTCTGTTTTTATATGGCTTTTGTACCAGGTTGTGCATCCTTGAGGTCAGCAGTACCTCTGCCACAGCACCCTGTTTGCACACTGAAAGCATTTAATGTACATTTCATTATTGGCTATGTGGTGAATATGTTAAtgccttatatttatataaacttgGAGGTTTGCAGAAACTTATGTAGATTGATGTATTCATTAAAACTACCCttgtagatgtggaaactgaggttcagaattTTGAATGACCTCTGAAGGTGACCTTGCATCCCAGAGATAGGGACCCATGTAATCAGAGTTCAAAGAAGgtgtttcattttctcttttaggaaagagaggagaagtgACAACATTGAAATTCAAAAGTTTATTTCCAGAAAAGCGGATCTTCTTTTTGCTGTTTCATGGAAACAGAATACACCCACAGTTTCTGaaatcaatgaagaaaatgaaggtaATTTCTCTAGTAATACACACGGCCCAAGAAGGGATGCCGTTTGtgtctttggagaaggaaatttcaGAAGTGAAACTGCTGCtaatctgttttcctttttcaattcttgACTCTAGACTATTACGCTGTTATGCCACCTTTGGAACAGTTCATGGATGTCCCCAGCATGGACAGGAGAGAGCTTTTTTTCCGAGATGTTGAACGTGGGGATGTTGTAATTGGACGAATCAGTTCCATCCGTGAATTTGGATTCTTTATGGTGTTGATATGTTTAGGCAGTGGCATCATACGGGATATATCCCACTTAGAAATTACAGTaagtttcttttctcctttattcctttACAGTTTGGtctcatttctctccctctcccccaagatCTTAAAATTGAAAGCTAGAACGAAGTACAAGCAGTTATTTAGGTcacctcatttacaaaataaatatccaGAATTTGAGGTTAAACTTGAATTCCATTAATTAGAACAGTGTGTTATTCCTCTTAATTTGTGGGTCATCTGAATGCACAGTTTGTGTCTTTGTTATATATTCCTGCTTTATGATACACATATTCTGACAAACCTTTTATGTTTAGGAAATGTTAATTAGTTATATAGGTTAAAAATTAGCTGTCATTCAGTTGATAACTGTACATACTAGGGCCACTTCATAAatactgaacaaaaagaaaattttacatatgagaagaTGCCTTTAtcaatgtttttggttttttcttttcttttttttttttttttttttttttttgggtgaggcaattggggttaaatgacttgcccagggtcacatagctaggacgtgttaagtgtctgagaccagatttgaactcgggtcctcctgacttcagtgctctatccactgtgccatctagctgccccgttttctgtttgttgtttgttcatttgtttttaatgtattttaatacTCTTTTTGGTTCTAGTcatccaatttatattttttatataatctcttttggaaagaaagaaagcttccTTTGgccttttaaaatatagtaaatatcaGTAGTAGCCAAGAAAGTAAACTGTTTTAGGTTGACTTAGTTCTAGGTACCCTTTTAAAGATTTACTTATGACATTAAATGAACATGCTTCCTAGTGTAAGTTTGAGGAAAATTTTGGGAGCCCTCCTAGTAAGATACTTTATATAccctcttttgtttttaaaaatgtagcttAAAATGCTTTTGATAGTTACTGACATCATGGTTTTAATGAATGCACAATGCTTTTGTCTACAAGAAGCCTTGCCAAGACCATATTCCTTTAGTAATATAAAAGATTCTCTGAGAAGTGTACTAAAGATGAAAATGTCAAAAACTGATGTAAGTTTGTCGTTTAACTCTGAAAGAAAGAATGCAGAATTTAAGGTTTGTGTTACACTGGCTCTGTCTTACATGATACCAAGGCACTTGtacaatctctctttttcttggtgGCTACTTTAATGGTCTCATACATGGATGTTCAGAATACTAGAGCTCAGAGCATAATAACAACTGTCCAGCATTTCACAACCCAGATTTTATTGTGGGACCAGTAAGAGATCTAAATTCTTCACCTTGaactcttttgccttttttagcCGCAGTGGAACACCTTGTGGGGCATTGATTGGGTGCCTGAAGGTAGGAGGAAGAGGATGCAAGGGAAAAGAAAGCCAGTTCTTTCATTTATATGTTAtaagaaacaagtattttttgtaataaaattttggtggtaaaatgaaatatatgtaaaatactttgaagaCTGAAATGCTATAGTATTGTCAGTTAATTTGTAAACCAGAGCTTAAGGAGCAGTGATCCACACTTACAATGGCTAtagaatttagaaataaaggtTAGCATGAAGCCATCAACCATATACTTTAAGTTGAAATCAGTTCTTCTCTGACCTTTTCCTCTAACTAAAGATGTTTTAATGCCATTAGGCTCTTCTCAGGCACAGTACCTACTATTGATTCTATTCCAACTGAGACTTATGAGACAGGGGGTCTGTTTCACATGCAAAAGCTTACTCCAAATCTTCCAGGTTATTTGATTACAGAAGGAGAGTATcccccaggagttcaaggatgttttcattgtctttctgtataaagaaaaaggaattaagctGTCTGCTGACCATCACAGGGTGATTTCTTTAATCACAGAATTTTTGCAGAGGCCTCCTTAAAAGCAGATCCTTCCACCTGAAAGGTGGTCATCTAACCAAAAGCCTGGCTCGGCTTTAGAAAGAGCCAAGAAATAGTTGATAATGGCCTTTACTGCCTAACAACTCCAGAAGAAATACAAGGAGCAGAATCGAGATCTGCATGATGTTCTAACCAAAGTCTTTGATATTGTCAGTCTTGGGAGCTCATGGAAGATTATGGCAGAATTTGGCTGCCAGGAGAAATGTATCAACATTGTATGCCAGTTCCATGACAAGTTTACACTGGTTCTGGATAATCAGTGGTGCTCTTGAGCATTCCCTGTCACACAGGACTGTGCCTTTGCTCCCATGTTTTTTAgtatgttgtttttaattttgtcgaTTCCTTCCAACAACAAAAGCTATTATGTTGACAGTGacttatttaacttgaaaaggctccAAGCCAAGACTAAACTGGAGAAAAGTTGGTATGTGACTTTGTTTGCAAGTTGTTGTATATTCAGTGCATGCAGCCTCTGGGGCTGAGATGCAATAAAATATGCATCAGTTCTCtactgcttgtgctaattttagcCTGTCACCTTCAAGAAAACAGAGGTCTCCAGCAGCCAGTATCACACCATTCACACATGAAACCAGCAGATGAACATATATGGAGAAGTGCTGAATCTGTTCCCCTATCCAAACAGTAGACATTCCATGGATATCCTTGTAGAAGATGAAGTTGACGCTCACATTGtcagctcagtgtttgggagactgAAGGAAAGTGTGGCAGAGGAGAAAGGTGTTGGACTGCCTAACAGAGCCATTATGCTGACTTTATTCTTTTATGCCTGTAAAACCTGCACAGAGCTGTGTGAGAagactgaattgcttccatttgaattgtcttaggaggaTTCTGAAGAGAAAGTAACAGACAGTGAGGTCTTTTCTCAAACTGAACTGCCAGGCATTGAGACTCCAGCAGAGAGCAAAACTTCAAATGTCAAATATTTGCCCAAAAGACTAAAGAGACTCTCATAAGGCAATGTTCATATGGAGATCAGAAGAAGTGATGAAAGGATACTTTCAAGGTTTCTctaaagaattttggaattggtGAGACTTAGAAACAACTGGCACAAGACCACTCAGTGTGGTGGGCCTGCATCAAGGAAGGCACTGGGcactgtgagcaaagcagaatcactgtaactcaaaaaaaaaaaaaaaaagcacaaatctagggacatctccactccaaatgtctATGTGAACTATTTGTATCTGACATGTAATAGAGTCTTCTGACCCAGTTGTGGTCTGATCATCCATATTTGGACACACTCTACTCTTGAGATTGAGGGACAACCAACCATTTTCTGCTCAGAGATCTTTGGATGTGCTATTAACTCCCAACTTAGAATGCCCCTTTCGCTCTTCTCTGCTATTCACATTTTGAATTCTCTTTAAGATATGACATTCCTTCAGATATTCAAAAAGAGAGCTCTATTATCATCTTCCAAGTGATAGCATCTCCAGtgctaaaaaaaagataaataatttctaTAACCTGTTCTCATATAATGGTTTCTAGACCCATCAACTTTCTATAATTTGTTATTGTCCCTCTCAAAACAGCactcggatttgaactcagcatgGTAGGTGTTGTCTCACCGGAGCAGAAAATCTAACCCTAATCTCTTTTTAGTTGGACACTTTGCTTCTATTAATACTCACTGATCACATTGGCTTTTTTGGCACTACTGAGTTTGCAAGTCTTTGAAAATGCTGAATCTCTGACAAGAACTGTTGCTAGccaaatttccctattttaaATTTGTCAAGTTAATTTTGATCTAAATATAAGGCTctacatttttcactttttcattttatctcacTATTTGGGgtccattctttcattttctccagaTTGCTTTGAATCTTGACTCTACAATCCATTGCATTTGCAGATTAGGGAAGACACCATCTATCTTGTAAGGCTTGATAGATGTTCAACAGAATGTAACCTTGCAAGCCGACCACCATAAATTTTCAAAGTTCAAGATGAGTCAGTCTTTTAGATGTAGTTCATCCAACTGCAAATCTATCTAATTGTAGTCTTCTAGCTTACATTTCTCCATTTTGTCCacagaaatattaaaagactGTCAAATACTTAGCCTAAATCTAAATCCAATGCATGTAGCATTCTCAGGATCTACCACTCATTTGTGGTagaaatttcttttgtttggtaTGGCTTTGATCCTAGTAATCATTACTTTAAGTGCTCACAGATTTAGAGCATTAGAAATTCAATGGTAAAAGGTTTTTGTCAGAAATGATTGTGAGGAATCAAGTGGTCATGAAGTAACCAAACTTGCTGGAACACAAAAAGATGTTGTTATGGGCAGTTAAGGATATTAGAGTGACACCAGATTGCAGAAAACCGTGAGTGTTAAAAATTGATCTTGTAGACTGTGAAGGTTATCTACTGTGGAGTAATACTATAGCAAGATTGAACCCAGAAGCTGCAGTCAGGAGATTCAGGACAAAACAGTAATTGGTAGGCTTTTCTGATAAACTGGGCACATATTAAGGAAGATAATTAGCAATTTAAGTGAAAAGGAAGGGGACATGTGCTAGTAGATGAGCAGGACTATTAGAAGGTTGGtagcaagaaggaggagaaaagctgAAGGCATTCCCAGAGTGGATTGTCCTAAACTTTGGAAAGTAGACGTTGGTTGCCTCATATTTTAATGGCTCTCTCTTATGTTTAATTATTACAAGAATTgttcttattatattataaaactttTGTTTCATTACCtcataattttaaatactttactACTTTGGCTAAGTGGAAAATTCTTTTTTGTGAGATTCTTATTCTCAAAATGGGCCAGCCAGTGTGGTATActacagaaattttattttaataaaattcacCACAGAAATTTTAATTTGCCAATTAAGCTCTTTTAGAATCagaattgtttactttttaaGTGCTTATATTAGCTTTTGGCAGTTATTTTTAGTAATTGGGTAGGGAAATAACACTGATTTTTCAAATGACCAAATTTTTGTCCAACTTTTTTTGTCTCTACTGTAGGCTCTTTGTCCATTAAGAGATGTGCCTTCTCACAGTAATCATGGTGATCCTTTGTCTTATTATCAAACAGGTGACCTCATAAGAGGTAATCCTTAAAAGAGGTGAgagtaacattttttaaagcaaatttatgaaatttttcctaatattttcagCTTGTGTCTTTCATATTTTTTAGCTGGAATTAAAGATATTGATCGTTACCATGAGAAGCTTGTTGTGTCCTTGTACAACTCTTCTCTTCCACCTCAACTATCTGATATGAAATTAGGTGTAATTAGCTCTGAAGATCTCCCTTTACATTACAGGTAATAATAATTACAGATAACTCATTGACATTTCAATTTGTAGCATATTACCATTAACTGATAGTTTTATTGAGTAATATCAACACAGTTCCTCgaaaaaatctaatatttcaatatttatttcactgattaaaggggtttttttgttttttttttattccatgttCAAAGAACTGGATCCCATTTTGTACAATAAGGAAACCATTCTTAAACTGCAGGCTTTCTATTTGGGGTaataaagaaaatactaaatctTCCTAGAGACATTAACTATTGAATTATAAGGTTAcagaatattttctattatacAGCTAGCCTATTGTgctgtctttctttccttataaGTGAGGAAATAGGCCCAAAGAAGTTAAGCCACTACCCCGGGTCATATATCCCATGCATATCAGAGACCAGACTGAAACTTGAGTCTTGACACTCAAATCCAAGGCTCTTTGCACTATTTTGTGCTGTTTCtctatcttaaaatatatatgtatatatcattaaGCTTAGGAGATGCATACTAAAGTTTGAGAAATACATCCTGTGTAAAACTCTTATTTGTCTCTGTTTTGTTCTCTTTAAGGAGGAGTGTTGAATTAAATAGTAATTCTTTAGAATCCTATGAAAATGTCATGCAGCATTCCATGGGATTTATGAATCCAGGAGTGGTTGAATTTCTACTAGGAAAACTAGGAATAAGTGAATCCAATCCGCCATCCTTAATGAGAGGCCTCCAGAGGTAATATAGGAACTGCCTCTTActttgggagggggaagggaggaagaatgggGTTGAAAAGTCCTAGCATGCATCATGGACTTGGGCAATGTAGTCTGTCAGAGGCTTAGAGGAAAATGGCCATTAATTAGGTAAGAGGAGCATCTGGGTAGATGAAGGCTGAGCTTAATATAGTACTCTGGCAACAGCTTCTCTTTCCCTGAGATTTTCTGCTGCTCTAAGGCAAGCAGGAACCACTGTTCCATGAGGAAGAAGTCCCAACTTCCTTAATCAGCTCCAGGCTATCTTTGTTTTTGCTGAGAACAACACTCAGGATAGGAAAGGCACTCAGCTCAGTGGGAAAAACTAGAGTTTAACCAGGATATTTCAAAAGAGTCTCTATACAGCTAGAGGGACCTGGACATTGCAGACTTAATTCCAGGGCACCGTGGGAATGATGCAGAATAGCTAGTGATAACATGATACAACTTACTTTCTTGGGTATTTACCCTAGCCTAACATTCAGTCATCATGGCTCTGTTCAAATCCAGTCCCCTTATCTTGGGGGACAATTCAAaaattcattaagtatttatCGAActcctattgtgtgccaggcactgtgcttggaTACttagaagacaaaaacaaaacattttctgtCATATGCTGTTCTACATccatataaaaagagaaaaactaggagcaaacaaaaaggtggaagaaatttttaaaagacatcttTGGAATGTGGTGTATTAACAATATGAGAATTTTTATGTTATCATTGACGGGTTAGCAATGACAATTCTAGTTTTCCAGCCATTTTCAGTGTTAGCAACACTACACGTGAGTGTTTACAAAGACTAAGGTACAAATTTCATGCAAATATCAAATGTATAGGGTTCTGAttgtattttgtttctattctataGGACAAATTTCTCTGAAGAAGATTTTGCTTTAACATTAAGGAAGAAACAGTCTGCTTCCTGGGCTTTAAAATggtatgacaatttttttttttttcttttctctaaaacattgtaaagaaaagctAAAGTTTACAGACGGAAGGCATTTTGATAATGTTATTGAAACCTGTT from Sminthopsis crassicaudata isolate SCR6 chromosome 3, ASM4859323v1, whole genome shotgun sequence includes these protein-coding regions:
- the TTC14 gene encoding tetratricopeptide repeat protein 14 isoform X6, which produces MDRDLLRQSLGCHGPSLLSLLRSEQQDNPHFRGLLGPAADTARGAPPLQARKERRSDNIEIQKFISRKADLLFAVSWKQNTPTVSEINEENEDYYAVMPPLEQFMDVPSMDRRELFFRDVERGDVVIGRISSIREFGFFMVLICLGSGIIRDISHLEITALCPLRDVPSHSNHGDPLSYYQTGDLIRAGIKDIDRYHEKLVVSLYNSSLPPQLSDMKLGVISSEDLPLHYRRSVELNSNSLESYENVMQHSMGFMNPGVVEFLLGKLGISESNPPSLMRGLQRTNFSEEDFALTLRKKQSASWALKCVKIGVDYFKVGRHVDAMNEYNKALEIDKQNVEALVARGALYATKGSLNKAIEDFEVALETCPTHRNARKYLCQTLVERGGQLEEEEKLLNAESYYKKALTLDETFKEAEDALSKLHRHMQRKTS
- the TTC14 gene encoding tetratricopeptide repeat protein 14 isoform X4, translated to MDRDLLRQSLGCHGPSLLSLLRSEQQDNPHFRGLLGPAADTARGAPPLQARKERRSDNIEIQKFISRKADLLFAVSWKQNTPTVSEINEENEDYYAVMPPLEQFMDVPSMDRRELFFRDVERGDVVIGRISSIREFGFFMVLICLGSGIIRDISHLEITALCPLRDVPSHSNHGDPLSYYQTGDLIRAGIKDIDRYHEKLVVSLYNSSLPPQLSDMKLGVISSEDLPLHYRRSVELNSNSLESYENVMQHSMGFMNPGVVEFLLGKLGISESNPPSLMRGLQRTNFSEEDFALTLRKKQSASWALKCVKIGVDYFKVGRHVDAMNEYNKALEIDKQNVEALVARGALYATKGSLNKAIEDFEVALETCPTHRNARKYLCQTLVERGGQLEEEEKLLNAESYYKKALTLDETFKEAEDALSKLHRHMQKSLELREKQAEKEEKQKSKKIETSAEKLRKLLKEEKRLKKKRKRSTSSSSSVSSTDQVVSSSSSSSSSGHKKHKKRKRNRSESSRNSKRHSSKASSHPDQNRKEESYPLPANTSASFLNQKQEMEKLLENQGRVKERERGNIHSSSSAEIPDNFGGRSLTRKNRRRTGLMNPGTKNISM